CTTGCCTTTTAGCCCCGCACCGTAGGGTTTGGCAAACACGTTTTCCCACGCCTCGTCTGGCATATCCAACACCTCTTCCTCTGTGAAGATGCCCGCGCTCAGGGGAGCCGCCGCCACAAAGAGTTCTGGGTGCTTCATCGCCATGATGAGGCTGCCATGCCCCCCCATCGAAAGCCCGGCGATGGCCCTTGATTCCTTTGCGCTGCGCGTGCGATAGGCCTTGTCCACAAAAGGGATGAATTCTTTGATGAAAAAATCCTCGTACTTCACTTTTCCATCCGCACTGTTGACATACCAACTCACGCCCGCGTCGGGCATCACGATGAGCATGGACGCCATGTCGCCGCTATTTGCCATTCGGTCAGCAATGAGGTGCGCCTCGCCGAATTGCGCCCAGGCCGTCTCGTCGTCGGTAAAGCCGTGCAGCAGGTACAACACCGGATAGCGCCGGCTTGATGTCTCATAATCCGAGGGCAGGTAAATACTGTACTCGACCTCATGGCCGAGTATGGTGCTTTTTACTTTGAGGCTCTCTTTCAAGGTGCCTTGTTGGGCACACAACGCGGCTGCAAACACAGCAAACAGCAAGGTGAAAATGTGTTTCATCGTTCAAAATGTTTGTGAATGTGAGCGAAGTGATTTGGATATTGGAAATGCTTATTTTCGAATAGACAACACGCGCAGGGCCCCGCGGTTTTGTGTGGCCAAAATGATTTCGCGCCCATCGGCAAGTGTTGCTTTCGCCAAGGCTCGCCCGTCGCCCGGCACGAAGAAATGGCTGTCGTCCAAATCGAGCGCCCTGAACTGGTTGTTGTCCATGTTCTTCAAAACCAGCCCGTTGAACGCATCGGCGCGGCCTTGCAACAGTTCCATACCAAAGTCATTGCCGAGCATCAGCACGTCCAACAAGCCATCACCATCCACATCGTAGGGAAGCATGGCATGGACAGGGGCCAGCTGGGCCTGCCACGGCAGTGCCGTCATCCTGAATTTCCCATGGCCAAGATTTTCGATAAAACTGGTGGACATCCAATTCGCCATCAGTATTTGGGCCCCCTTGAGTTCCTCTTTTGAAAAAACATCGTGCACGGTCGCCTCGCCGAAATCGCCGTAGCCGTAGAATTTTTTCCGCAGGGGAATCAACTGCTTAATCACGTCGTCGCGGGTGTGATAAAAGTATTCGCGGCGCTCGCCGAGCGAATCGCGCCAAAAAAGTGAGATGAACGGGTCGTAGAACCCGTTGCCGTCGAAATCCTTGGCATAGACGCGCAGCGGCTCTTCCGCCGTGCCCTTGAAATAGAGGTTCTGGCCATAGCTGCCAGCCACATAGTCCAAATCGCCATCGCCGTCAAAATCGGCGGCGACAAGGCTCGACCACCAGCCCGTTTTGTCGGCGAGGCCTGTCTGAGCGGTCGTGTTGACAAGCTTGCCGCCCTGTTGCTCCAAAAAAGTAATCGGCATCCACTCTCCGGCGAGCAGCAGGTCGGGGTGTCCGTCGCCATTGAAATCCGTCCACAGCGCATCGGTGACGAGACCGATGTGTCCCAGTTCGGGGCAGATTTCTTGGGTGACATCGGTGAAAACTGGCTTGTCCTTTTCTTTGGAATCGTTGCGAAGAATGAAACTGCGGTCGGTTTTGGGGTAGGAGCGAGGCATCACCCGGCCGGCGACAAACAAATCCAA
This genomic interval from Saprospiraceae bacterium contains the following:
- a CDS encoding esterase family protein encodes the protein MKHIFTLLFAVFAAALCAQQGTLKESLKVKSTILGHEVEYSIYLPSDYETSSRRYPVLYLLHGFTDDETAWAQFGEAHLIADRMANSGDMASMLIVMPDAGVSWYVNSADGKVKYEDFFIKEFIPFVDKAYRTRSAKESRAIAGLSMGGHGSLIMAMKHPELFVAAAPLSAGIFTEEEVLDMPDEAWENVFAKPYGAGLKGKERLTPHLFQNWILKIVENASADDLKKVRYYIDCGDKDFLIKGNMALHAALIDKKVPHEFRVRGGEHNWEYWRTALPEVLKFVSQSFRR